One genomic window of Elaeis guineensis isolate ETL-2024a chromosome 2, EG11, whole genome shotgun sequence includes the following:
- the LOC105050243 gene encoding probable choline kinase 2 has translation MVTVEIEEAMNGKESVIPKEARGILHGLASNWSDVVDSKVLEVVPLKGAMTNEVLQINWPTTEESKAAKPRKVLVRIYGEGVEAFFDREDEVRTFECMSRHGQGPRLLGRFSNGRVEEFIHARTLSAADLRDPEISALIASKLREFHDLDMPGPKNTLLWDRLRNWLKAAKSLCLAREAEEFRLDTLEEEITALEKGITQEGQKIGFCHNDLQYGNIMIDEETRLVTIIDYEYASFNPIAYDLANHFCEMAADYHTETPHLLDYNKYPDIEERKRFIKIYLSSSGENANDAEVDDLLRSVEKYALASHLVWGLWGIISEHVNEIDFDYMEYARQRFRQYWLRKPMTLDSGINQ, from the exons ATGGTGACCGTTGAGATCGAGGAAGCGATGAATGGCAAGGAGTCGGTGATCCCGAAGGAGGCGCGCGGTATCTTGCACGGCCTGGCCTCGAACTGGAGCGACGTGGTGGACTCCAAGGTCTTGGAGGTGGTGCCGCTCAAGGGGGCCATGACGAACGAGGTGCTCCAGATCAATTGGCCCACGACGGAGGAGAGCAAAGCGGCGAAGCCAAGGAAGGTCCTGGTCCGGATCTACGGGGAAGGGGTCGAGGCCTTCTTCGATCGGGAGGACGAGGTCCGGACGTTCGAGTGCATGTCCAGGCACGGCCAGGGGCCCCGCCTGCTCGGTCGCTTCTCCAATGGCCGAGTCGAGGAGTTCATCCATGCCAGG ACACTCTCAGCCGCCGATCTCCGTGACCCAGAAATATCTGCACTGATAGCATCAAAACTGAGGGAGTTTCATGATCTCGATATGCCTGGTCCAAAAAATACGCTGCTCTGGGACAGGCTAAG AAATTGGCTTAAAGCAGCCAAGAGTCTGTGCCTTGCTCGAGAAGCTGAAGAATTTCGCTTGGATACTTTAGAAGAGGAGATCACTGCTTTGGAGAAAGGAATTACACAGGAAGGACAGAAGATAGGGTTTTGTCATAATGATCTTCAGTATGGAAACATTATGATTGATGAAGAGACCAGGCTAGTAACTATAATA gaTTATGAGTATGCGAGCTTCAATCCCATTGCATATGATCTTGCCAATCACTTCTGTGAGATGGCTGCTGACTACCATACAGAAACACCTCATTTATTGGACTACAATAAATATCCAG ATATTGAGGAGCGCAAAAGGTTCATCAAGATATACCTGAGTTCTTCAG GTGAAAATGCTAATGATGCGGAGGTTGATGATCTACTCCGAAGTGTGGAAAAGTATGCTTTGGCAAGTCATCTGGTTTGGGGCCTGTGGGGAATAATTTCT GAGCATGTGAATGAAATTGACTTTGATTATATGGAGTATGCAAGGCAGAGGTTTCGGCAATACTGGTTGAGAAAGCCCATGACTTTGGATTCTGGCATTAATCAGTAA